In Solimonas sp. K1W22B-7, the DNA window GCGCGTGTACACCGCCACCGAGGCGATCCCCATCCGGCGCAGGGTGCGCTGGATGCGGCAGGAAATCGCACCGCGGTTGGCGATCAGGACCTTCTTGAACATGTCTCGCTCGTTTGCGGGCCGTCCCGCCGAGGTTTTGCACCACCGGGCCGTCCCGGAGGGGTCAGAAAGAAAAACAGTCCGCAAATGCACGCAAATCAACGCGAATGAAGAATTCCAGATTGAGAATATTTGCGTTCATTCGCGTTCATTTGCGGACTGAAACTCCTAGTCCCAGATCAACACCTCGATCGGTGTCGGGTTGTAGGCGTTGCAGGGGTTGTTGAGCTGCGGGCAGTTGGAGATCAGCGCCACCACATCCATCTCGGCGCGCAGCTCCACGTACTTGCCCGGCGCCGAAATGCCGTCGGCGAACGTCAGCCCGCCCTCCGGCGTCACCGGCACGTTCATGAAGAAGTTGATGTTATGCGTGATGTCGCGCTTGCCGAGGCCGTACTGCTCGTTCTCCGCCACCGCCAGCAGATAGGAATCGCGGCAGGCGTGCATGCATTTCTTTTCCAGCGAGTAGCGCACGGTGTTGCTCTCGGTGGCGCAGGCGCCGCCGAGGGTGTCGTGGCGGCCGCAGGTATCCGCGACGATCTGCAGCAGCACCTGGCCGCCGGTGGACATCAGCCGCGTGCCGGCCGTGAGATACACGTTGCCCTGCTCGCGGATCGTGTCCACCGCGCTGTAGCGCTCGCCGGGATCGGCGGCGCTGTAGAACAGCGTGTCGGCGGCCTGGTTGCCCTCCAGGTCGAGGATGCGCAGGGTCTGGCCCTTGCGCACGGTATGCATCCAGTAGTCGCCGGCCTCGACCACGCGGCGGTAGCCGGCGGCCTCGGGTTGCAGCCTGCTTTCGACGATCACCGCACACCTCCGAGTGACAGCTGGTACAAGCGGTTGTTGGCGAAGCCGCGCTGGTTCTCCGGGCGCGAGTCGCAGCAGACGTCCGGGTGCGTCATCGGCAGCGCCTCGCGGATTTCATAACGCACCGGGCGAGCCGGCCACTCGGCCGCCGGGTTCAGCGGATGCGGCGCGGCGCTCATCACCACCAGGCTGTCCATCTCGAAGCGCAGGTCGACGAAGCTGCCGGGCTTCGACGCGCCTTCGACATAGCGCAGCGCGCCGGAGTCGTCGGCCACCACCTTGCTGAACAGGTTGAGGTTGGCCGCCAGGTCCCTGCGGCCCAGGCCATGTTTGGCCAGCTCGACCAGGAAGCCGTCGATGCCGCTGCGGTGCATGTCGTTGCGCGCCTGCTGGTAGCGCTTGCGGCCCCAGCGGCGCTCCACCAGCTCACGGCTGGCGGCGCCGCAGACCGCGTCGTGCCAGCCAGCCGTGTCCTCGACGATGGAACAGAACACGCGACCCATGTCGGAGTAGATGCAATGGCCCTTGCCGAGGCGGAAGGTGTGCTGGCACTTGAGCGTGTCAGGCACGTTGATGCGCTCCAGCAGCGCATAGGGGTTGTACAGCAGCATGCCGAGGTTGGCGCCGCCGTCGCTGTCCACCAGGCGCAGCAGCTGGCCGCGGCGCAGCTGCAGCGACCAGTGACAGCCGCCGGGCAGCGTGTCGTGGTAGAGGATGTCGCTCATTGCTTGTCGATGAATCTGGAGGTTTCGGTGACGGCGCCCTGGATCTCGGCCAGCAGCGACGGGCCTTCGCGGCCGATCGGCAGGTCGTAGGTGATCGTGGCGCCGAAGCGGTTGGGGGCCTGCGGGTCCAGGCGCGGCTTGTCGAACACCAGCAGGCGCGTACCGAGCTTGAAGCCTTCCTTGAGATCGTGCGTGATCATGAAGATGGTCAGGCCCGACTCCCGCCACAGCTTCAACACCAGTGCGTGCATGTCGGCGCGGATGCCGGGGTCCAGCGCACCGAAGGGTTCGTCCAGCAGCAGGATGCGCGGCTTCTTGATCAGGGCCTGGGCGATCGCCAGGCGCTGCTGCATGCCGCCGGACAGTTCCGCGGGGTAGCGGTCCAGGGCGTGGCTCAGGCCCACCTGCGCCAGCATGGCCGTGGCCTCTTCCCGCGCCTGGCGGCGGGCGCCGCCGAACAGACGGCCCAGCAGCGGGCTGCGCGAGACCTCCAGGCCGAAGGTGACGTTGTCCAGCACGCTCATGTGCGGGAACACCGAGTAGCGCTGGAACACGATGCCGCGGTCCGGCCCCGGCTCGGCCGGCATCGGCTTGCCGTCGAGCAGCATGCTGCCGCGCGTGGCGCCCTCCTCGCCCAGCAGCATGCGCAGGAAGGTGGTCTTGCCGCAGCCGGAGGTGCCGACGATGGTGCAGAACTCGCCTTCCTTCACGGAGAGGTTCAGCTTCTCCAGCACGATGTTGCTGCCGTACTCCTTCCACACCTGTTTGACTTCGAGCAGGCTCATGCGCGCTCCTTGCCCTGGTGGAACCAGGGGAAGGCCCAGCGCGAGACGCCGCGCAGCGCCAGGTCCATCAGGAAGGCCAGCAGGGTGATCCACAACACGTAAGGCAGGATCGTGTCCATCGCCAGGTAGCGGCGTACCAGGAAGATGCGGTAGCCCAGGCCGCTCTCGGCGGCAATGGC includes these proteins:
- a CDS encoding urea amidolyase associated protein UAAP2, translating into MIVESRLQPEAAGYRRVVEAGDYWMHTVRKGQTLRILDLEGNQAADTLFYSAADPGERYSAVDTIREQGNVYLTAGTRLMSTGGQVLLQIVADTCGRHDTLGGACATESNTVRYSLEKKCMHACRDSYLLAVAENEQYGLGKRDITHNINFFMNVPVTPEGGLTFADGISAPGKYVELRAEMDVVALISNCPQLNNPCNAYNPTPIEVLIWD
- a CDS encoding urea amidolyase associated protein UAAP1 — protein: MSDILYHDTLPGGCHWSLQLRRGQLLRLVDSDGGANLGMLLYNPYALLERINVPDTLKCQHTFRLGKGHCIYSDMGRVFCSIVEDTAGWHDAVCGAASRELVERRWGRKRYQQARNDMHRSGIDGFLVELAKHGLGRRDLAANLNLFSKVVADDSGALRYVEGASKPGSFVDLRFEMDSLVVMSAAPHPLNPAAEWPARPVRYEIREALPMTHPDVCCDSRPENQRGFANNRLYQLSLGGVR
- a CDS encoding ABC transporter ATP-binding protein, giving the protein MSLLEVKQVWKEYGSNIVLEKLNLSVKEGEFCTIVGTSGCGKTTFLRMLLGEEGATRGSMLLDGKPMPAEPGPDRGIVFQRYSVFPHMSVLDNVTFGLEVSRSPLLGRLFGGARRQAREEATAMLAQVGLSHALDRYPAELSGGMQQRLAIAQALIKKPRILLLDEPFGALDPGIRADMHALVLKLWRESGLTIFMITHDLKEGFKLGTRLLVFDKPRLDPQAPNRFGATITYDLPIGREGPSLLAEIQGAVTETSRFIDKQ